A single window of Lutzomyia longipalpis isolate SR_M1_2022 chromosome 1, ASM2433408v1 DNA harbors:
- the LOC129788145 gene encoding uncharacterized protein LOC129788145 has protein sequence MLKIAVSVILCLGIFIASINADCKLDLKRNLPSEKIPIYLIKQNNDDFSLFVPDGRETTFYTNERLYAYCPDMRANHGIREIICDAQGNFPIKSVQCNEEIQPELLQLPKTCYENFGNVWKLGFYIPSNAISYSKTFSTMVSVCYHLDLFETLYTYHTINGKAIQYSMNRVNQRFSGAGIPTTNLTPRVSNLDTIYTQRYQKDFFKTLYGQNQNYVTDKIYLTRGHMAPAGDFIFHPQKRSTFYLANAAPQFNTVNAGNWEIVEDLTRILAAKQNRQIGVLTGVLEVLKLKNLNTNLDVVASLSDKNRFHVPKYYFRILLDDTTKSSIVFVTQNNPYSTTPTTVCTNVCNEAGFRYSQFTDYNKGYTICCKFDEFVKSIYFVEPKKFKTQSFPNLITNV, from the exons atgttaaaaattgcaGTGTCTGTTATCCTCTGTCTTGGGATATTTATTGCATCGATCAATGCAG ATTGCAAATTGGATCTAAAAAGGAATCTTCCATCGGAAAAGATTCccatttatttgataaaacagaacaatgatgatttttctttatttgtcCCTGATGGACGTGAAACTACTTTTTACACAAATGAACGTCTTTATGCCTACTGTCCTGATATGCGAGCTAATCATGGGATAAGAGAAATCATTTGTGATGCACAAGGAAACTTTCCAATTAAATCCGTACAATGCAATGAGGAAATTCAACCTGAACTGTTGCAACTTCCAAAGACTTGCTATGAGAATTTTGGCAATGTCTGGAAGCTAGGGTTCTATATTCCCAGCAATGCTATATCATATAGTAAAACATTCTCAACTATGGTTAGCGTATGCTACCATCTTGATCTCTTTGAGACACTCTACACTTATCACACAATTAATGGCAAAGCTATTCAAT ACTCCATGAATCGTGTTAATCAACGTTTTTCAGGTGCAGGTATCCCAACGACTAATCTAACACCGAGAGTATCGAATTTAGACACAATCTATACACAACGGTATCAAAAGGATTTCTTCAAGACGCTCTACGGACAAAATCAGAACTATGTAACGGATAAAATCTACCTAACACGTGGCCATATGGCTCCAGCTGGAGACttcattttccaccctcagAAAAGGAGCACATTTTACCTTGCAAATGCTGCACCGCAGTTTAATACCGTAAATGCAGGTAATTGGGAAATCGTTGAAGATCTAACGCGAATTTTAGCTGCTAAACAAAATCGTCAAATTGGAGTCTTAACGGGAGTCCTTGAAGTACTAAAGCTGAAGAATCTCAACACAAATCTCGATGTTGTAGCAAGTTTATCTGATAAGAATCGTTTTCACGTGCCAAAGTACTACTTTAGAATACTTCTTGATGATACAACAAAATCTTCAATTGTTTTTGTCACACAAAACAACCCCTATTCAACTACACCAACTACCGTCTGTACCAACGTATGCAATGAAGCAGGATTCAGATATAGTCAATTTACGGACTACAATAAGGGCTACACAATTTGTTgtaaatttgatgaatttgttaaaagtatttattttgttgaaccgaaaaaattcaaaactcaaTCATTCCCAAATCTTATTACAAatgtttaa